The Kitasatospora paranensis genome has a window encoding:
- a CDS encoding class I SAM-dependent methyltransferase: MAGEFDAHEREIWAGRAEAYARTFAGLCAAAVPELVAASGAAGGTDLLDVGTGPGTAAAAALRLGARVTAVDAEPSMVALAAANLPAATVRHAVLPELPFADASFDTVVANFVLNHVEDPRAALAELRRVTRPGGRIAATVWASSANGVMKVFGDALDAAEVERPVFPTLPVDFPRTPEGFAGLLAEAGWTEASGRELRWTHRVGAEEYWRGAADGVATIGRVVAAQPPAGVASIKRHYDRLAAGLTGPDGRLALAAAAVLAVGRR, translated from the coding sequence GTGGCGGGGGAGTTCGACGCGCACGAGCGGGAGATCTGGGCGGGCCGGGCCGAGGCGTACGCCAGGACGTTCGCGGGGCTGTGCGCCGCGGCCGTGCCGGAGCTGGTCGCGGCCTCGGGCGCCGCCGGGGGCACCGACCTGCTGGACGTGGGGACGGGGCCGGGGACGGCGGCCGCCGCCGCGCTGCGGCTCGGCGCCCGGGTCACCGCGGTGGACGCCGAGCCGAGCATGGTGGCGCTGGCCGCCGCGAACCTGCCGGCGGCGACGGTGCGGCACGCCGTGCTGCCTGAGCTCCCCTTCGCCGACGCCTCCTTCGACACGGTGGTGGCCAACTTCGTGCTCAACCACGTCGAGGACCCGCGCGCCGCGCTGGCCGAGCTGCGCCGGGTGACCCGGCCGGGCGGCCGGATCGCGGCGACCGTGTGGGCATCGTCCGCGAACGGCGTGATGAAGGTGTTCGGCGACGCCCTGGACGCGGCCGAGGTCGAACGTCCGGTGTTCCCGACCCTGCCGGTGGACTTCCCGCGGACGCCCGAGGGCTTCGCCGGCCTGCTCGCGGAGGCCGGCTGGACGGAGGCGTCCGGGCGGGAGCTGCGCTGGACGCACCGGGTCGGGGCCGAGGAGTACTGGCGCGGGGCGGCCGACGGGGTCGCCACCATCGGCCGGGTGGTCGCCGCGCAGCCGCCGGCCGGGGTGGCGTCGATCAAGCGGCACTACGACCGGCTGGCGGCCGGGCTCACCGGGCCGGACGGCCGGCTGGCGCTGGCGGCGGCGGCGGTGCTGGCGGTGGGGCGCCGCTGA
- a CDS encoding oxygenase MpaB family protein produces the protein MTAHRDAYARLVLAAMPEEARLGLTLGFVRTFGVPEIATVLHATGRMTGAPGARAKATGAAMFTLIGEGPDSAAGRPVVAALRAVHDRPGITPELMHYVLACFTVCPLRFVDRHGRRPATRPERDAAYAFHRELAAALGLPEPPGRDLPGTEAWMAGFERARFGPSAEGRALWAATLGLLTARLPGLPEPLAARIAAALLDGPLRGALGVRRPPLAVRALTAVALRRRSRRRGGADRD, from the coding sequence ATGACCGCCCACCGCGACGCGTACGCCCGGCTGGTGCTGGCCGCGATGCCGGAGGAGGCCCGGCTCGGGCTGACCCTGGGATTCGTCCGGACGTTCGGCGTGCCGGAGATCGCCACCGTGCTGCACGCCACCGGCCGGATGACCGGGGCTCCCGGGGCCCGCGCCAAGGCCACCGGCGCCGCGATGTTCACCCTGATCGGCGAGGGCCCGGACAGCGCGGCGGGCCGGCCGGTGGTCGCCGCACTGCGCGCCGTCCACGACCGGCCCGGGATCACGCCCGAGCTGATGCACTACGTGCTGGCCTGCTTCACCGTCTGTCCGCTGCGGTTCGTCGACCGCCACGGCCGGCGGCCGGCCACCCGTCCGGAACGGGACGCCGCGTACGCCTTCCACCGGGAGCTCGCGGCCGCGCTGGGACTGCCCGAGCCGCCGGGCCGGGACCTGCCGGGCACCGAGGCGTGGATGGCCGGCTTCGAACGGGCCCGGTTCGGGCCCTCCGCCGAGGGCCGGGCGCTGTGGGCGGCCACCCTGGGCCTGCTGACCGCCCGGCTCCCCGGTCTGCCGGAGCCGCTGGCTGCCCGGATCGCGGCCGCCCTGCTGGACGGGCCGCTGCGCGGTGCACTCGGCGTGCGGCGCCCGCCGCTCGCCGTCCGGGCGCTCACGGCGGTGGCGCTGCGCCGCCGCTCCCGCCGCCGCGGCGGGGCCGACCGGGACTGA
- a CDS encoding MAB_1171c family putative transporter: MSEPPFDAVYLGIGAVAWLVAVLKFRAWRRDPSAGLLVVAAAVAAPATSFLLAAPVVYRLVDRLTGAGNLATLLVYLGITGFSAAAVVLALIWTPPPDRTGALVWDVSAPGTRRSVRRRLAVFAVVAPAMAVLFAVGGAAAPETPLTFDTDFARLPAIAGFLVLYQGQFAFALIDIGRVCLRHAARLPVGPLRRGIRLLAYGSVTACGYVLCKTVAITAVAAGTARLDWLSTALGPAFAAVGAVLITAGFAGPAAAAWGRRRRDYRALRPLWDLVYRADRRLALETPPPAWRDSVALRDLEWRTVRRALEIRDGQLTLRPWVDPAVVRAAARTAEREVLDDSERAALVVAAALRSAVAALDSGRPPRPREEQAVLPGLDADPADERAHLVRVAQRLDGLLTAEALDAAGLGAPATG, translated from the coding sequence TGGTGGCGGCGGCGGTGGCCGCGCCGGCGACCTCGTTCCTGCTGGCCGCGCCGGTGGTCTACCGGCTGGTCGACCGGCTGACCGGGGCCGGCAACCTGGCGACGCTGCTGGTCTACCTCGGCATCACCGGCTTCTCCGCGGCCGCCGTGGTGCTGGCACTGATCTGGACCCCGCCCCCGGACCGCACCGGCGCCCTGGTGTGGGACGTGTCGGCGCCCGGCACCCGGCGCAGCGTGCGGCGGCGGCTCGCCGTCTTCGCGGTGGTGGCCCCGGCGATGGCCGTGCTGTTCGCGGTGGGCGGCGCGGCGGCGCCGGAGACACCGCTGACCTTCGACACCGACTTCGCGCGGCTCCCGGCGATCGCCGGCTTCCTCGTGCTGTACCAGGGGCAGTTCGCGTTCGCGCTGATCGACATCGGCCGGGTCTGCCTGCGGCACGCGGCCCGGTTGCCGGTCGGCCCGCTGCGCCGCGGGATCCGGCTGCTGGCGTACGGGTCGGTCACCGCCTGCGGGTACGTGCTGTGCAAGACCGTCGCGATCACGGCCGTGGCCGCCGGGACGGCCCGGCTGGACTGGCTGAGCACCGCGCTCGGCCCGGCCTTCGCCGCGGTCGGCGCCGTACTGATCACCGCCGGGTTCGCCGGGCCGGCCGCGGCCGCCTGGGGCCGGCGCCGCCGCGACTACCGGGCGCTGCGGCCACTGTGGGACCTCGTCTACCGGGCCGACCGCCGGCTCGCGCTGGAGACGCCGCCGCCGGCCTGGCGGGACAGCGTCGCCCTGCGGGACCTGGAGTGGCGCACCGTCCGGCGCGCCCTGGAGATCCGGGACGGGCAACTGACGCTCCGGCCCTGGGTCGACCCGGCGGTCGTCCGTGCCGCCGCGCGGACGGCGGAGCGGGAGGTCCTGGACGACTCCGAGCGGGCCGCCCTGGTGGTCGCGGCGGCCCTGCGGTCGGCGGTCGCCGCCCTGGACTCCGGTCGCCCGCCCCGGCCGCGCGAGGAGCAGGCGGTGCTGCCGGGGCTGGACGCCGACCCGGCGGACGAGCGGGCCCACCTCGTCCGGGTGGCGCAGCGCCTGGACGGGCTGCTCACCGCCGAGGCGCTGGACGCCGCCGGCCTCGGTGCACCGGCGACCGGATGA